A section of the Candidatus Binatia bacterium genome encodes:
- a CDS encoding acyl-CoA ligase (AMP-forming), exosortase A system-associated — METTYAELYTRASQFASFFAQHSAPGSIVPLLVAKSADSVAAMIGAMMSGRAFCFVNPKYRGPQIAGILKASRASLCLIDPMGLVALRGSVSAVLDQSQTAWGLVGDREVGSLHAQTLAELRARAIVHSVPKANDQTVPSGAGQNSEVGACLFTSGSSGEPKGVLVTTEDLVQRAIAEVEWFELSERDVLLSILPFSFDVGLNQLLSSLYVGAELVILNTWLAADMLSATAARGVSGISGVPAIWQDLIRSGLRFDRSGAHRALRYVTVSGGSLPTPLLEQLRQVVDGAAIFKTYGQTEAFRTASLRPEEFGRKPDSVGRAFTGVRIYVVREDGTPCAPGEVGEIVHTGLGIMKGYLGNRALSEGERRKLQPNPFYGPTDPSTMAVFTGDLGYLDNEGFLYLKGRRDGMVKIQGNRVYPQEVTEQILCVPGVHDAVVVGYPAADGDGSLSAFVVPTRGTDLTLSYLRKELSRRLPSYMVPQNMIFVKAIPRTATGKADIKPLLESLASNCG, encoded by the coding sequence GTGGAAACCACGTATGCCGAGCTCTATACCCGAGCATCGCAGTTTGCCTCATTTTTCGCACAACACTCCGCTCCTGGTTCGATCGTGCCTCTGTTGGTCGCAAAATCGGCAGATAGTGTCGCGGCCATGATCGGCGCGATGATGTCGGGCCGTGCGTTTTGCTTTGTAAATCCTAAATACCGCGGACCCCAAATTGCGGGCATCCTGAAGGCCAGTCGGGCTTCTCTTTGCCTGATCGACCCAATGGGGCTCGTCGCCCTCCGCGGATCCGTTTCGGCTGTGCTCGACCAGAGCCAAACGGCATGGGGTTTGGTCGGAGATCGGGAGGTCGGATCCCTGCACGCGCAGACGCTGGCAGAGCTTCGCGCGCGCGCCATCGTGCACTCTGTGCCGAAAGCGAACGACCAAACGGTGCCATCCGGAGCTGGTCAGAACAGCGAGGTTGGAGCCTGCCTGTTTACTTCGGGATCGTCGGGCGAGCCGAAGGGCGTTCTGGTCACTACGGAGGACCTGGTGCAGCGCGCTATTGCCGAAGTGGAATGGTTCGAACTTTCTGAGAGAGACGTCCTGCTGAGCATATTGCCCTTCTCCTTCGATGTGGGCCTGAATCAATTGCTTTCGTCCCTATACGTGGGGGCGGAATTGGTCATCCTCAACACCTGGCTGGCTGCTGACATGCTCTCGGCCACCGCCGCGCGAGGGGTCTCCGGAATCTCCGGCGTCCCGGCGATCTGGCAGGATTTGATTCGTTCTGGACTGCGGTTCGACAGGTCGGGGGCGCATCGCGCGCTCCGCTATGTGACGGTTTCAGGCGGAAGCCTCCCAACGCCTCTGCTGGAGCAGCTCCGCCAGGTAGTGGATGGAGCGGCGATCTTCAAGACATACGGGCAGACGGAAGCGTTCCGCACCGCTTCGCTTCGTCCCGAAGAATTCGGTCGAAAACCTGACAGCGTCGGCCGGGCATTTACAGGCGTTCGCATCTATGTGGTGCGGGAAGACGGAACCCCATGTGCACCAGGGGAGGTCGGGGAAATCGTGCACACGGGTCTCGGGATTATGAAGGGGTATCTCGGCAACCGTGCGCTTAGCGAGGGAGAGCGGCGCAAACTCCAACCCAACCCTTTTTACGGGCCTACGGACCCATCGACGATGGCGGTTTTCACCGGCGATCTGGGCTACCTGGACAACGAGGGTTTCCTGTACCTGAAAGGCCGGCGGGACGGAATGGTGAAGATCCAAGGGAACCGGGTATATCCCCAGGAAGTCACGGAGCAGATCCTGTGTGTACCTGGCGTGCACGACGCCGTCGTGGTCGGGTACCCCGCGGCGGACGGCGATGGGTCGCTCTCTGCGTTTGTGGTGCCTACACGGGGAACCGATCTCACCCTGTCGTACCTCCGCAAGGAGTTGAGCAGGCGCCTGCCGAGTTACATGGTCCCGCAAAACATGATTTTCGTGAAAGCAATTCCGCGAACGGCGACAGGGAAAGCAGACATAAAGCCGTTACTGGAAAGCCTAGCCAGCAATTGCGGGTGA
- the lysA gene encoding diaminopimelate decarboxylase has protein sequence MGADGQPVRQLLARVAEEFGTPAYVYFMPQIRQRIEEVRQAFGGRFRISYAVKSNPNPELLRRMRGTVDLLDVSSAGEIERAVRCGWPPSTLTFTGPGKTDRELEFAVRLGVGDVVLESLDEARLLSSICIRLGVRQRVLVRLAPRCVPRGFGVHMSGKPTQFGVDEEDMEEVLEYICRVGHLDVSGFHAYSGTQCLRADAIAENYEIFADLFRRASRSARVTPRRLVFGSGLGIPYHESDRPLDLAAVAGRTNARLDALRREPEFTATEFVLETGRYLVGEAGVYLTRVVRTKRSRGTNIALCDGGMNHHLGAAGLLGSVIHRNYRMFKVTPDQGDEEEFTLVGPLCTTIDTLGRGVKFRGLGAGDLVGIECSGAYGLTASPIHFIGHPPPREVVVDIRSGRVVLDDVSQFTATFPENAS, from the coding sequence ATGGGAGCTGATGGCCAGCCCGTGCGACAGCTGCTCGCGCGCGTGGCGGAGGAGTTCGGAACCCCAGCGTATGTCTACTTCATGCCGCAAATTCGCCAACGCATCGAGGAGGTTCGGCAAGCCTTTGGAGGCCGTTTTCGGATTAGCTATGCCGTCAAGAGCAATCCCAATCCTGAATTGCTCCGCCGGATGAGGGGTACAGTCGACCTGCTCGATGTCTCCTCTGCCGGCGAGATCGAACGCGCTGTACGATGCGGGTGGCCACCAAGCACACTGACCTTCACCGGGCCAGGAAAAACCGACCGCGAGCTAGAGTTCGCCGTGCGACTCGGAGTGGGCGACGTGGTGCTCGAATCGCTTGACGAGGCGCGCCTCCTCAGCTCGATATGCATTCGGCTTGGGGTACGGCAGCGCGTCCTAGTGCGTCTCGCGCCCCGCTGTGTTCCGCGTGGGTTCGGGGTCCATATGAGCGGCAAGCCGACCCAGTTCGGCGTCGACGAGGAAGACATGGAGGAAGTGCTGGAATACATCTGCCGCGTTGGCCACCTGGACGTCTCCGGGTTTCATGCGTACTCTGGCACGCAATGTCTCCGGGCAGATGCGATCGCAGAGAACTACGAAATCTTTGCGGACCTCTTCCGGCGCGCCAGCCGGTCCGCGCGGGTGACACCCCGCCGCCTGGTCTTTGGGTCCGGGCTGGGCATCCCGTATCACGAATCCGATCGGCCGCTTGATCTCGCAGCCGTCGCAGGGCGCACAAATGCGCGCCTGGACGCGCTCCGCCGAGAGCCAGAATTCACGGCGACGGAGTTCGTCCTCGAAACGGGGCGATATCTGGTCGGCGAAGCCGGCGTCTACTTGACCCGCGTGGTGCGCACCAAGCGATCGAGAGGGACCAACATTGCCCTATGCGATGGGGGTATGAATCATCACCTTGGGGCGGCTGGCCTCTTGGGCAGCGTGATCCATCGCAATTACCGGATGTTCAAAGTAACCCCTGACCAGGGCGACGAAGAAGAGTTTACGCTCGTGGGACCGCTGTGCACGACGATCGACACCCTAGGCCGCGGCGTCAAGTTTCGCGGACTCGGCGCCGGTGACTTGGTCGGCATCGAGTGCAGCGGTGCCTACGGGCTGACCGCAAGTCCAATCCACTTCATCGGGCATCCCCCGCCGCGAGAGGTGGTGGTAGACATTAGGAGCGGCCGTGTTGTCCTAGACGATGTTAGCCAGTTCACCGCCACGTTCCCGGAGAATGCGTCATGA